Proteins from a genomic interval of Deltaproteobacteria bacterium:
- a CDS encoding zf-HC2 domain-containing protein has protein sequence MDCGAALGKIEAKADGLLPREEAAELAGHLAGCPACAAEEAAISATGPVLRALTGIRAKEKAPVLDAMWTRVRAGIEESREARRRSSWIARWAWIPAAVALAVLALLFYPAGTDRSPFHPSTFDVAVEDVESEVATVALVDKGEDLPRVIWIIEDDAKT, from the coding sequence ATGGATTGCGGGGCGGCTCTGGGAAAGATCGAGGCGAAGGCCGACGGCCTCCTCCCGCGGGAGGAGGCGGCGGAGCTGGCCGGCCACTTGGCCGGGTGCCCCGCGTGCGCCGCGGAGGAGGCGGCGATCTCCGCGACAGGCCCCGTGCTGCGCGCCTTGACCGGGATCCGGGCAAAGGAGAAGGCTCCCGTTCTCGACGCGATGTGGACGCGGGTGCGCGCCGGGATCGAGGAGAGCCGGGAGGCGCGGCGGCGCTCCTCGTGGATCGCGCGGTGGGCGTGGATCCCCGCGGCCGTCGCCCTTGCGGTGTTGGCGCTCCTGTTCTACCCTGCCGGGACGGATCGATCGCCGTTTCACCCGAGCACGTTCGACGTCGCCGTCGAGGACGTGGAATCCGAGGTCGCCACGGTGGCGCTCGTCGACAAGGGAGAGGACCTTCCGAGGGTGATCTGGATCATCGAAGATGATGCCAAGACCTGA